The following proteins are encoded in a genomic region of Catellatospora sp. TT07R-123:
- a CDS encoding glycosyltransferase family 1 protein, whose product MTISRSPRVLVDATSVPADRGGVGRYLDGLLGALAERSDLDLIVVCQRTDQERYARTLPHAQVVAAPAAVAHRPARLAWEQTGLPLLAQQVGAEVLHSPFYTCPLRSGCPVTVTVHDATFFTEPEHYDKSRGTFFRSAIKTSMRRAERVIVPSKATRDELIRLLDVDPTRVDVAYHGVDHTAFHVPGEDEKARVRARLGLGEASYLAFLGAKEPRKNVPNLIRGWIAAVRDRVDPPALVLAGGQGHDDEIDRMAAEVPAHLRLLRPGYLRYADLPGFLGGAVLCAYPSHGEGFGLPILEAMACGAPVLTTPRLSLPEVGGDAVAYTGPEADAIGRDLAALLDDDGRRAALAAAGLARAKEFSWNSSADAHISAWQRSIRDRH is encoded by the coding sequence GTGACGATCTCCCGCTCTCCCCGGGTGCTGGTCGACGCGACCAGTGTCCCCGCCGACCGAGGCGGGGTGGGCCGCTACCTGGACGGGCTGCTGGGCGCCCTGGCCGAGCGGTCCGACCTCGACCTGATCGTGGTCTGCCAGCGCACCGACCAGGAGCGCTACGCCCGTACGCTGCCGCACGCGCAGGTCGTGGCGGCGCCGGCCGCCGTGGCGCACCGCCCGGCCCGGCTGGCCTGGGAGCAGACCGGCCTGCCGCTGCTGGCCCAGCAGGTCGGCGCCGAGGTGCTGCACTCGCCGTTCTACACCTGCCCGCTGCGTTCGGGCTGCCCGGTGACGGTGACGGTGCACGACGCGACGTTCTTCACCGAGCCGGAGCACTACGACAAGTCGCGCGGCACCTTCTTCCGCTCCGCGATCAAGACGTCGATGCGCCGCGCCGAACGGGTGATCGTGCCGAGCAAGGCGACCCGCGACGAGCTGATCCGGCTGCTGGACGTCGACCCGACCCGCGTCGACGTCGCCTACCACGGGGTGGACCACACCGCGTTCCACGTGCCGGGCGAGGACGAGAAGGCGCGGGTGCGGGCGCGGCTGGGCCTGGGCGAGGCGTCGTACCTCGCGTTCCTGGGCGCGAAGGAGCCGCGCAAGAACGTGCCGAACCTGATCCGCGGCTGGATCGCGGCGGTACGCGACCGGGTCGACCCGCCCGCGCTGGTGCTCGCCGGCGGCCAGGGCCACGACGACGAGATCGACCGGATGGCGGCCGAGGTGCCCGCGCACCTGCGCCTGCTGCGGCCGGGCTACCTGCGCTACGCGGACCTGCCCGGGTTCCTGGGCGGGGCGGTGCTGTGCGCGTACCCGAGCCATGGTGAGGGTTTCGGGCTGCCGATCCTGGAGGCGATGGCCTGCGGCGCGCCGGTGCTGACCACGCCCCGGCTGTCGCTGCCCGAGGTGGGCGGCGACGCGGTCGCGTACACGGGGCCGGAGGCGGACGCGATCGGCCGCGACCTGGCCGCGCTGCTCGACGACGACGGACGCCGCGCCGCCCTGGCCGCGGCCGGGCTGGCCCGGGCGAAGGAGTTCAGCTGGAACTCCAGCGCCGACGCCCACATCAGCGCCTGGCAGCGGTCGATCCGCGACCGCCACTGA
- a CDS encoding WhiB family transcriptional regulator encodes MDGRPVVADLLGNAPEWQEHALCSQTDPEAFFPEKGGSTREAKRICSRCEVKSECLEYALSHDERFGIWGGLSERERRKLKRRAV; translated from the coding sequence ATGGACGGTCGCCCCGTCGTGGCGGATCTGCTGGGCAACGCGCCCGAGTGGCAGGAGCACGCGCTGTGCTCGCAGACCGACCCTGAGGCGTTCTTCCCCGAGAAGGGCGGTTCGACCCGCGAGGCCAAGCGCATCTGCTCGCGCTGCGAGGTCAAGTCCGAGTGCCTGGAGTACGCGCTCTCGCATGACGAGCGCTTCGGCATCTGGGGCGGACTGTCCGAGCGCGAGCGCCGCAAGCTCAAGCGCCGCGCGGTCTGA
- a CDS encoding metallopeptidase family protein, with translation MTSPARRRPAARRRRDRHGRGMRGRLVPASVPLARTKAEVFDELVLDTVESLEAKFATELAGVEFAVEDVPPDLNVYDSDVLEDGRVPLARLLPGRPGRHGVPPRIVVYRRPLEFRASDREDLGELVRDVIVEQVANLLGLSPDDLS, from the coding sequence GTGACCAGTCCCGCCCGCCGCCGCCCAGCCGCCCGCCGCCGACGCGACCGCCACGGCCGGGGGATGCGCGGCCGCCTGGTGCCCGCGAGCGTGCCCCTGGCCCGGACCAAGGCCGAGGTCTTCGACGAGCTGGTGCTGGACACGGTCGAGTCGCTGGAGGCGAAGTTCGCGACGGAGCTGGCCGGGGTCGAGTTCGCGGTCGAGGACGTCCCGCCGGACCTGAACGTGTACGACTCCGACGTGCTGGAGGACGGCCGGGTGCCGCTGGCGCGGCTGCTGCCGGGACGGCCGGGACGGCACGGAGTGCCGCCGCGGATCGTGGTCTACCGGCGCCCGCTGGAGTTTCGCGCCTCGGACCGCGAGGACCTGGGCGAGCTGGTGCGTGACGTGATCGTGGAGCAGGTGGCGAACCTGCTCGGGCTGAGCCCTGACGACCTCAGTTGA
- the cofD gene encoding 2-phospho-L-lactate transferase: protein MRIVVLAGGIGGARFLTGVRAYARTTGAEVTAVVNVGDDVWMHGLRITPDLDSVMYTLGGGIDPERGWGRAGETWTVKEELAKYGAEPSWFGLGDRDIATHLVRTRMLNAGYPLSAVVAALCDRWQPGVALLPATDDRLETHVVTELDGAEQAIHFQEWWVRHRAQVPAKRFVFVGADAAKPAAGVLDALSGADVVLLAPSNPVVSIAPVLAVAPLREALVAGSAPVVGVSPIIGGSPVRGMADRCLAALDVACTAEGVGRLLGARTAGGVLDAWLVDPVDAATDVPGVRVGAAPLWMTDEDATAAMVRAALELGGLS from the coding sequence ATGCGGATCGTGGTGCTGGCAGGCGGCATCGGCGGCGCGCGGTTCCTGACCGGGGTGCGGGCGTACGCCCGGACCACCGGCGCGGAGGTCACCGCGGTCGTCAACGTGGGTGACGACGTGTGGATGCACGGGCTGCGCATCACCCCCGACCTGGACTCGGTGATGTACACCCTCGGCGGCGGCATCGACCCCGAGCGCGGCTGGGGCCGCGCGGGCGAGACCTGGACCGTCAAGGAGGAGCTCGCGAAGTACGGCGCCGAGCCCAGCTGGTTCGGTCTGGGCGACCGCGACATCGCCACCCACCTGGTCCGGACCCGGATGCTGAACGCGGGCTACCCGCTGTCGGCCGTGGTCGCGGCGCTGTGCGACCGCTGGCAGCCGGGCGTCGCGCTGCTGCCCGCCACCGACGACCGGCTGGAGACGCACGTCGTCACCGAGCTCGACGGCGCCGAGCAGGCGATCCACTTCCAGGAGTGGTGGGTGCGCCACCGCGCGCAGGTGCCCGCGAAGCGGTTCGTGTTCGTGGGCGCCGACGCCGCCAAGCCCGCCGCGGGCGTGCTCGACGCGCTGAGCGGCGCCGACGTGGTGCTGCTGGCGCCGAGCAACCCGGTGGTGTCGATCGCGCCGGTGCTGGCCGTGGCCCCGCTGCGCGAGGCGCTGGTCGCCGGTTCGGCCCCGGTCGTGGGCGTGTCGCCGATCATCGGCGGCAGCCCCGTACGCGGCATGGCCGACCGCTGCCTGGCGGCGCTGGACGTCGCGTGCACCGCCGAGGGGGTGGGCCGCCTGCTCGGGGCGCGTACCGCGGGCGGGGTGCTCGACGCGTGGCTGGTCGACCCCGTCGACGCGGCCACCGACGTCCCGGGCGTACGCGTGGGGGCGGCGCCGCTGTGGATGACCGACGAGGACGCGACCGCGGCGATGGTCCGCGCCGCACTGGAACTGGGAGGACTGTCGTGA
- a CDS encoding TIGR03089 family protein → MSTISQLFAATVSADPARPLLTWYDDATGERTELSGATLANWVAKTGNLLVDGLGLGPGDVASIALPPHWQTAAIMLATWTAGLAVSHSAELPADVAFVAADAAPTAPDTYAVGLHPFALPLRGLPAGVSDWVSSARAHGDFYGGPAADPGAAALVGLPGGGGSITHAELADRAVARAKELDIQRGERVLIDLGAHPRPLDWLVAPLAAGATLVLSHHTAAGILDSRATTERAKIIP, encoded by the coding sequence GTGTCGACTATCAGTCAGCTCTTCGCCGCCACGGTGTCGGCCGATCCGGCCCGCCCCCTGCTCACCTGGTACGACGACGCCACCGGCGAACGTACCGAGCTGTCCGGTGCGACCCTGGCCAACTGGGTGGCCAAGACGGGGAACCTGCTCGTCGACGGGCTCGGCCTCGGACCCGGTGACGTCGCCTCGATCGCGCTGCCGCCGCACTGGCAGACCGCCGCGATCATGCTCGCCACGTGGACCGCCGGGCTGGCCGTCTCCCACTCCGCCGAACTGCCCGCCGACGTCGCCTTCGTCGCCGCCGACGCGGCCCCCACCGCCCCCGACACGTACGCCGTCGGCCTGCACCCGTTCGCCCTGCCCCTGCGCGGCCTGCCCGCCGGGGTGTCGGACTGGGTCAGCTCCGCGCGCGCCCACGGCGACTTCTACGGCGGCCCGGCCGCCGACCCGGGCGCGGCCGCACTGGTCGGGCTGCCCGGCGGCGGCGGCTCGATCACCCACGCCGAGCTCGCCGACCGGGCGGTGGCCCGCGCCAAGGAGCTGGACATCCAGCGCGGCGAGCGGGTGCTGATCGACCTCGGCGCCCACCCGCGCCCGCTGGACTGGCTGGTCGCCCCGCTGGCCGCGGGCGCGACGCTGGTCCTGTCCCACCACACGGCCGCAGGCATCCTCGACTCCCGCGCGACGACAGAACGCGCCAAGATCATCCCCTGA
- a CDS encoding bifunctional FO biosynthesis protein CofGH, producing MAGEAVAQHQFTAAEVTRALRRAGSGRALDAAEATALLSAQGEAFDELLALAGAVRDAGLRDAGRPGVITFSKKVFIPLSRLCRDRCHYCTFATVPHRLPAAFLDRDEVLAIARQGAALGCKEALFTLGDRPEDRWPAAQQWLDERGYGSTLDYLRSVAIAVLEETGLLPHLNPGVLSWAELQRLRPVAPSMGMMLETTATRLWSEPGGPHYGSPDKEPAVRLRVLADAGRVGVPFTTGILIGIGETHAERVDALFEIRRSAREYGHLQEVIVQNFRAKPDTAMRSVPDASVRDLAATVAVARLLLGPGMRLQAPPNLIDASFELLVRAGIDDWGGVSPLTPDHVNPERPWPHLDELAALTAATGFELRERLTIYPAYVRGAERWLDPRLHPHVTALADASGMAVADAPVTGRPWQEPEVEGGTGRTDLHATIDTDGRTADRRADFDTVYGDWAAVSEAAGRDTGPAVHVGALAQGLRVARENPADLLEPRHEDAALALLHADGPALDELCRIADDVRAATVGDDVTYVVNRNINFSNVCYVGCRFCAFAQRERDADAYRLTVAQVADRAEEAWRDGATEVCVQGGIDPQLPVSVYPDLVRAVKERVPGMHVHAFSPMEIVTAAAKAGVPVPDWLARLREAGLDTIPGTAAEILDDEVRWVLTKGKLPTSAWVETVEAAHRLGIRSSSTMMYGHVDHPRHWLGHFRVLAGIQDRTGGFTEFVGLPFVHTNAPIYLAGVARAGASWRENRAVHAMARLLLHGRIANIQCSWVKLGDEGTVAMLNGGCNDLGGTLMEETISRMAGSAHGSARTVAQLHEIAAAAGRPARQRTTGYAAAPRRP from the coding sequence ATGGCCGGCGAAGCGGTGGCGCAGCACCAGTTCACGGCGGCGGAGGTGACGCGGGCCCTGCGCCGCGCGGGCAGCGGCCGCGCGCTGGACGCGGCCGAGGCGACCGCCCTGCTCAGCGCGCAGGGCGAGGCGTTCGACGAGCTGCTGGCACTGGCCGGCGCGGTCCGCGACGCGGGCCTGCGCGACGCCGGGCGGCCCGGTGTCATCACCTTCTCCAAGAAGGTGTTCATCCCGCTCAGCCGCCTGTGCCGGGACCGCTGCCACTACTGCACCTTCGCCACGGTGCCGCACCGGCTGCCCGCGGCCTTCCTCGACCGCGACGAGGTGCTGGCCATCGCCCGCCAGGGCGCCGCGCTCGGGTGCAAAGAGGCATTGTTCACACTCGGGGACCGGCCCGAGGACCGCTGGCCGGCCGCGCAGCAGTGGCTCGACGAGCGGGGGTACGGGTCCACCCTGGACTACCTGCGCTCGGTGGCGATCGCCGTGCTGGAGGAGACCGGCCTGCTGCCGCACCTCAACCCGGGCGTGCTGAGCTGGGCCGAGCTCCAGCGGCTGCGCCCGGTGGCGCCGAGCATGGGCATGATGCTGGAGACGACCGCGACGCGGCTGTGGTCGGAGCCGGGCGGCCCGCACTACGGCTCGCCGGACAAGGAGCCGGCGGTGCGGCTGCGGGTGCTGGCCGACGCGGGCCGGGTCGGGGTGCCGTTCACCACGGGCATCCTGATCGGCATCGGCGAGACGCACGCCGAGCGGGTCGACGCACTGTTCGAGATCCGCCGCAGCGCCCGCGAGTACGGCCACCTCCAGGAGGTGATCGTGCAGAACTTCCGCGCCAAGCCCGACACCGCGATGCGCTCGGTCCCGGACGCCTCGGTGCGCGACCTGGCCGCCACGGTCGCGGTGGCGCGGCTGCTGCTCGGGCCGGGCATGCGCCTCCAGGCGCCGCCGAACCTCATCGACGCCTCGTTCGAGCTGCTGGTGCGGGCCGGGATCGACGACTGGGGCGGCGTTTCGCCGCTGACGCCCGACCACGTCAACCCCGAGCGCCCCTGGCCGCACCTGGACGAGCTGGCGGCGCTGACCGCGGCGACCGGTTTCGAGCTGCGCGAGCGGTTGACGATCTACCCGGCGTACGTCCGCGGCGCCGAGCGGTGGCTCGACCCGCGCCTGCACCCGCACGTCACGGCCCTGGCCGACGCGTCCGGGATGGCCGTGGCCGACGCCCCGGTGACCGGCCGCCCGTGGCAGGAGCCCGAGGTCGAGGGCGGCACCGGCCGCACCGACCTGCACGCCACCATCGACACCGACGGCCGCACCGCCGACCGCCGCGCCGACTTCGACACCGTGTACGGCGACTGGGCCGCCGTCTCCGAGGCGGCCGGGCGCGACACCGGCCCGGCGGTGCACGTCGGCGCCCTGGCGCAAGGCCTGCGGGTGGCCCGGGAGAACCCGGCGGACCTGCTCGAACCCCGGCACGAGGACGCCGCTCTGGCGCTGCTGCACGCCGACGGCCCGGCCCTGGACGAGCTGTGCCGCATCGCCGACGACGTGCGCGCCGCCACCGTCGGCGACGACGTGACGTACGTGGTCAACCGCAACATCAACTTCTCGAACGTCTGCTACGTGGGCTGCCGGTTCTGCGCGTTCGCCCAGCGCGAGCGCGACGCCGACGCATACCGGCTGACCGTGGCGCAGGTCGCCGACCGGGCCGAGGAGGCGTGGCGCGACGGCGCCACCGAGGTGTGCGTCCAGGGCGGCATCGACCCGCAGCTGCCGGTCTCGGTCTACCCGGACCTGGTCCGCGCGGTGAAGGAGCGCGTGCCGGGCATGCACGTGCACGCGTTCAGCCCGATGGAGATCGTCACGGCGGCCGCGAAGGCCGGCGTGCCCGTCCCCGACTGGCTGGCGCGGCTGCGCGAGGCCGGGCTGGACACCATCCCCGGCACCGCCGCCGAGATCCTCGACGACGAGGTGCGCTGGGTGCTCACCAAGGGCAAGCTGCCCACCTCCGCCTGGGTGGAGACGGTCGAGGCGGCCCACCGGCTGGGCATCCGGTCCAGCTCCACGATGATGTACGGCCACGTCGACCACCCCCGGCACTGGCTGGGCCACTTCCGGGTGCTGGCCGGGATCCAGGACCGCACCGGCGGCTTCACCGAGTTCGTGGGGCTGCCGTTCGTGCACACCAACGCCCCGATCTACCTGGCCGGGGTGGCGCGGGCGGGCGCGAGCTGGCGCGAGAACCGGGCCGTGCACGCGATGGCCCGGCTGCTGCTGCACGGGCGCATCGCCAACATCCAGTGCTCCTGGGTGAAGCTCGGCGACGAGGGCACCGTGGCGATGCTGAACGGGGGCTGCAACGACCTGGGCGGCACGCTGATGGAGGAGACGATCTCCCGGATGGCGGGTTCGGCGCACGGCTCGGCCCGTACCGTGGCGCAGCTGCACGAGATCGCCGCCGCCGCGGGCCGCCCCGCCCGCCAGCGCACCACCGGCTACGCCGCCGCCCCGCGACGGCCCTGA
- a CDS encoding acetoacetate--CoA ligase, which yields MTKVLWTPPADVRQTSRIGDYLGWLEKHRGLAFADYDALWHWSTEDLTGFWSSIWEYFDVVAHGPVTAVLPDATMPGAKWFPGTTLNYAENVLRMPGVGDDEPVVLGYSQTREPLVLTAAQLREQVRRARAGLRRLGVGEGDRVAAYLPNIPEAVVLMLATASLGAIFSSCAPEFGTRSVTDRWQQISPKVLVAVDGYRYGDKLIDRAGEVAAIRAALPSLEHTIVLPYTQGNVGLGELAADTGEPLAFTPVPFAHPLYVLYSSGTTGLPKPIVHGHGGILLEHLKMLALHHDLGPGDRYFWFSTTGWMMWNYLVSGPAVGAAIVLFDGNPGAPDLGMLWRLAEEAGMTYFGTSAPYLLACRKEGLVPREVADLSRLRGLGSTGAPLPAEGFEWVYDNINPDLMLLSLSGGTDVCTGFVGGTPLNPVYAGEIAARCLGAKVEAYDGAGHPVLGGLGELVISAPMPSMPVAFWGDTTGEKYREAYFDVFPGVWRHGDWITITDRGTCVITGRSDATLNRGGVRLGTAEFYSVVEGMDEVADSVVVHLEDDEGGAGELLLFVVLVPGCELDDAMRGKIARELRTALSPRHIPDAIYQVAAVPRTLSGKKLEVPVKRILTGTPVESAAAKGALANPESLTAFEELARTRAA from the coding sequence ATGACCAAGGTGCTGTGGACCCCACCGGCAGACGTCAGGCAGACCTCCCGCATCGGCGACTACCTCGGCTGGCTGGAGAAGCACCGCGGGCTGGCCTTCGCCGACTACGACGCGCTGTGGCACTGGAGCACCGAGGACCTGACCGGGTTCTGGTCGTCGATCTGGGAGTACTTCGACGTCGTCGCGCACGGGCCGGTGACCGCTGTGTTGCCCGACGCCACGATGCCGGGCGCGAAGTGGTTCCCCGGCACCACCCTCAACTACGCCGAGAACGTGCTGCGGATGCCGGGCGTCGGCGACGACGAGCCGGTCGTGCTCGGCTACTCGCAGACCCGCGAACCGCTGGTGCTGACCGCCGCGCAGCTGCGCGAGCAGGTCCGCCGGGCGCGGGCCGGGCTGCGGCGGCTCGGCGTCGGCGAGGGCGACCGAGTCGCGGCGTACCTGCCGAACATCCCCGAGGCGGTCGTGCTGATGCTGGCCACGGCCAGCCTGGGCGCGATCTTCTCGTCCTGCGCGCCCGAGTTCGGCACCCGCAGCGTCACCGACCGCTGGCAGCAGATCTCGCCCAAGGTGCTGGTCGCCGTCGACGGCTACCGGTACGGCGACAAGCTCATCGACCGGGCCGGGGAGGTCGCGGCGATCCGGGCGGCGCTGCCGTCGCTGGAGCACACGATCGTGCTGCCGTACACCCAAGGCAATGTCGGCCTGGGCGAGCTGGCCGCCGACACCGGCGAACCGCTGGCCTTCACCCCGGTTCCGTTCGCCCACCCGCTGTACGTGCTCTACTCCTCCGGCACCACCGGCCTGCCCAAGCCGATCGTGCACGGCCACGGCGGCATCCTGCTGGAGCACCTGAAGATGCTCGCCCTGCACCACGACCTGGGCCCCGGCGACCGCTACTTCTGGTTCTCCACCACCGGCTGGATGATGTGGAACTACCTGGTCTCCGGCCCGGCGGTCGGGGCGGCGATCGTGCTGTTCGACGGCAACCCGGGCGCCCCGGACCTGGGCATGCTGTGGCGCCTGGCCGAGGAGGCCGGGATGACGTACTTCGGCACCTCGGCGCCGTACCTGCTGGCCTGCCGCAAGGAGGGGCTGGTGCCGCGCGAGGTCGCCGACCTGTCTCGCCTGCGCGGGCTCGGTTCCACCGGGGCGCCGCTGCCCGCCGAGGGCTTCGAGTGGGTGTACGACAACATCAACCCCGACCTGATGCTGCTGTCCCTGTCCGGCGGCACCGACGTGTGCACCGGCTTCGTCGGCGGCACCCCGCTGAACCCCGTCTACGCGGGCGAGATCGCGGCCCGCTGCCTGGGCGCGAAGGTCGAGGCGTACGACGGCGCCGGCCATCCCGTGCTCGGCGGCCTCGGTGAGCTGGTCATCAGCGCGCCGATGCCGAGCATGCCGGTCGCGTTCTGGGGCGACACCACCGGCGAGAAGTACCGCGAGGCGTACTTCGACGTGTTCCCGGGCGTATGGCGCCACGGTGACTGGATCACCATCACCGACCGGGGCACCTGCGTGATCACCGGCCGCTCCGACGCCACGCTGAACCGGGGCGGGGTGCGGCTGGGCACGGCCGAGTTCTACTCGGTGGTCGAGGGCATGGACGAGGTCGCCGACTCGGTCGTGGTGCACCTGGAGGACGACGAGGGCGGGGCCGGGGAGCTGCTGCTGTTCGTGGTGCTGGTGCCGGGGTGCGAGCTGGACGACGCGATGCGCGGGAAGATCGCGCGGGAGCTGCGGACCGCGCTGTCGCCGCGGCACATCCCGGACGCGATCTACCAGGTGGCGGCGGTGCCGCGGACGCTGTCGGGCAAGAAGCTGGAGGTGCCGGTCAAGCGGATCCTGACCGGCACGCCGGTGGAGTCCGCGGCGGCGAAGGGGGCGCTGGCGAACCCGGAGTCACTGACGGCGTTCGAGGAACTGGCCCGTACCCGGGCCGCGTAG
- a CDS encoding helix-turn-helix domain-containing protein, with product MLRIHFTGADLVRTRVAARPDPMWELALSIHLLRMRGTDPLLTAWKTGTVARLRPAGPLRAETAMLLALNPPVGYFPDLLTPTEAADGIGAGVDAVLSTPQPRLRREIDVLGRTQGSLPPAVADLGRGLRSAVAELGTAITRYHEAAIEPMWPRVRAAVEADRSLRGRTLLDRGVEGLLNDLHPSIRFDGGTLSIADYPSHRDVHLEGRGLLLVPSYFKTNSKPVTLVDPELPPVLVYSVHPAARLAATAPGEALTGLLGRTRAAVLELAAAGSTTTELSRRLGVSPAAVSQHVTVMRDAGLMLSTRARNTVHHTVTPLGQALLAGG from the coding sequence ATGCTGCGGATCCATTTCACCGGCGCCGATCTCGTGCGCACGCGCGTGGCCGCCCGGCCCGATCCGATGTGGGAGCTCGCGCTCAGCATCCACCTGCTGCGCATGCGCGGCACCGACCCGCTGCTGACCGCGTGGAAGACCGGCACCGTGGCCAGGCTGCGTCCGGCCGGGCCGCTGCGCGCCGAGACGGCGATGCTGCTGGCGCTCAACCCGCCCGTGGGCTACTTCCCCGACCTCCTCACCCCGACCGAGGCTGCCGACGGCATCGGCGCCGGAGTCGACGCGGTGCTGTCGACGCCGCAGCCCCGGCTGCGCCGCGAGATCGACGTCCTCGGCCGCACCCAGGGCTCGCTGCCCCCGGCCGTCGCGGACCTCGGCCGCGGCCTGCGGTCGGCCGTGGCCGAGCTGGGCACGGCCATCACGCGGTATCACGAGGCAGCGATCGAGCCGATGTGGCCCCGGGTCCGCGCGGCGGTCGAGGCGGACCGCAGCCTGCGGGGCCGCACCCTGCTCGACCGGGGCGTCGAGGGGCTGCTGAACGACCTGCACCCGTCGATCCGGTTCGACGGCGGCACGCTGTCCATCGCCGACTACCCGTCGCACCGCGACGTGCACCTGGAGGGGCGCGGGCTGCTGCTGGTGCCGTCGTACTTCAAGACGAACAGCAAGCCGGTGACGCTGGTGGACCCCGAGCTGCCGCCGGTGCTGGTGTACTCGGTGCACCCGGCGGCGCGGCTGGCCGCGACGGCGCCGGGCGAGGCGCTGACCGGGCTGCTGGGGCGCACCCGTGCGGCGGTGCTGGAGCTGGCGGCGGCGGGCAGCACGACCACCGAGCTGTCCCGGCGGCTCGGGGTGTCCCCGGCGGCGGTGAGCCAGCACGTGACGGTGATGCGCGACGCCGGACTGATGCTGAGCACCCGGGCGCGCAACACCGTGCACCACACGGTCACGCCGCTCGGCCAGGCCCTGCTGGCCGGCGGCTGA
- a CDS encoding mannose-1-phosphate guanylyltransferase, translating to MLHAVIPAGGSGTRLWPLSRATNPKFLHPLTGTPETLIQATVARLAPVAAIGDTYVVTGTAHAAAIARQLPDLPESNILIEPSPRDSCAAIGLAAAVIARRDPEGVMGSFAADHLVRDVARFTEVLRDAEAGARRGLLMTIGITPTHPETGYGYLQCGAVVDGPVRVVDEFKEKPSREVAAEYVASGRYLWNAGMFVWRVDVFLRELARQQPQLHDGLTRIAAAWDTDDRDRVLGQIWPTLTKISVDYAVMEGAAAAGLVATVPGDFGWNDIGDFHTLGEVLPADADGNVVVGDDATLDGGKPEVLLHDSRNVVVVPQSGRLVAALGLENMIVVDTPDVVLVCGRDRAQDVKKLVDELKERGDTRI from the coding sequence ATGCTGCACGCCGTAATCCCTGCTGGTGGGAGTGGGACGCGCCTCTGGCCGCTGTCGCGCGCCACGAACCCGAAGTTCCTGCACCCGCTCACCGGCACCCCCGAGACGCTCATCCAGGCCACCGTGGCCCGCCTGGCCCCGGTCGCCGCCATCGGGGACACGTACGTGGTGACCGGCACCGCCCACGCGGCCGCGATCGCCCGGCAGCTGCCTGACCTGCCCGAATCCAACATCCTGATCGAGCCGAGCCCGCGCGACTCGTGCGCCGCCATCGGCCTGGCCGCCGCCGTGATCGCCCGGCGCGACCCGGAGGGCGTGATGGGCTCGTTCGCCGCCGACCACCTGGTCCGCGACGTGGCCCGTTTCACCGAGGTGCTGCGCGACGCCGAGGCCGGGGCCCGGCGCGGCCTGCTGATGACCATCGGCATCACCCCGACCCACCCCGAGACCGGGTACGGCTACCTGCAGTGCGGCGCCGTCGTCGACGGGCCGGTGCGGGTCGTCGACGAGTTCAAGGAGAAGCCGTCGCGCGAGGTGGCCGCCGAGTACGTCGCGTCCGGCCGGTACCTGTGGAACGCCGGCATGTTCGTGTGGCGTGTCGACGTGTTCCTGCGCGAGCTGGCCCGCCAGCAGCCGCAGCTGCACGACGGGCTGACCCGCATCGCCGCCGCCTGGGACACCGACGACCGCGACCGGGTGCTCGGCCAGATCTGGCCCACCCTGACCAAGATCTCCGTCGACTACGCGGTCATGGAGGGCGCCGCCGCGGCGGGCCTGGTCGCCACCGTGCCGGGTGACTTCGGCTGGAACGACATCGGCGACTTCCACACCCTCGGCGAGGTGCTGCCCGCCGACGCCGACGGCAACGTGGTGGTCGGCGACGACGCCACCCTCGACGGCGGCAAGCCCGAGGTGCTGCTGCACGACTCGCGCAACGTCGTGGTGGTGCCGCAGTCGGGCCGCCTGGTCGCGGCGCTGGGCCTGGAGAACATGATCGTGGTCGACACCCCGGACGTGGTGCTGGTGTGCGGCCGCGACCGCGCCCAGGACGTCAAGAAGCTGGTCGACGAGCTCAAGGAGCGCGGCGACACCCGCATCTGA
- a CDS encoding acyl-CoA thioesterase, with product MTSQDVNLYGTVHGGVIMKFVDDAAGAAAARHCGFNAVTVSLDEITLMVPVRVGDLVHAKAQVNWTGRTSLELGVTCWAERWNEADRAPVNVATAYLVFVGVGPDGEPIEVPPVLPETEEDERRFREAEIRREHRLARRRAIESHRADRH from the coding sequence ATGACCAGCCAGGACGTCAACCTGTACGGCACGGTGCACGGCGGCGTGATCATGAAGTTCGTCGACGACGCCGCCGGGGCGGCCGCCGCCCGCCACTGCGGCTTCAACGCCGTCACCGTCTCCCTCGACGAGATCACGCTGATGGTGCCGGTCCGCGTCGGCGACCTCGTACACGCCAAGGCGCAGGTGAACTGGACCGGCCGCACCTCGCTGGAGCTCGGCGTCACGTGCTGGGCCGAGCGCTGGAACGAGGCCGACCGCGCCCCGGTCAACGTCGCCACGGCGTACCTGGTGTTCGTGGGGGTCGGGCCCGACGGCGAGCCGATCGAGGTGCCGCCGGTGCTGCCGGAGACCGAAGAGGACGAGCGGCGCTTCCGCGAGGCCGAGATCCGCCGCGAGCACCGGCTGGCCCGCCGCCGCGCGATCGAGAGCCACCGCGCCGACCGGCACTGA